One part of the Mycobacteriales bacterium genome encodes these proteins:
- a CDS encoding Asd/ArgC dimerization domain-containing protein, whose amino-acid sequence LAVHATFATEVSVGEARAALEAAPSVVVLDDPEAGVFPTPAEAVGTDPTYVGRIRQALDFPNTLDLFVVGDNLRKGAALNTAQIAELVAAELG is encoded by the coding sequence GCTCGCCGTCCACGCCACGTTCGCGACCGAGGTCTCGGTGGGCGAGGCCCGCGCGGCCCTGGAGGCGGCGCCGAGCGTCGTGGTCCTCGACGACCCGGAGGCCGGGGTGTTCCCGACGCCGGCGGAGGCGGTCGGCACGGATCCCACCTACGTCGGGCGGATCCGGCAGGCGCTCGACTTCCCGAACACGCTCGATCTCTTCGTGGTCGGTGACAACCTCCGCAAGGGCGCGGCGCTCAATACGGCCCAGATCGCAGAGCTGGTCGCGGCCGAG